The following coding sequences lie in one Porphyromonas asaccharolytica DSM 20707 genomic window:
- a CDS encoding sensor histidine kinase translates to MYNDYFETLAQRALDEVSRSLEQDEVERQLRSVLTQKDVQKFGLQDSLQPGVEGSGALSASYMSDGSEVWNGYGNSQRATCPPWAEARVNRRGKEHTKALQNKLLNTYFYHRNLLDEAVLRTILKRNDQPLRQRVNVDFLQKALVRELAQVGITEAFEFTLYDSRGQSVYTTVPDTYVPSRKAPLVLRRDLFVQSNSYLDTQDELQLPYIELIFMDHSHHMGNLIYTLPSAATLLVIVMLSALAIAILVRQQHYLRERKDFVSNMTHELKTPVSSIRLACEMLEDPSVEESEERRKRITQTMLKEVDRLTLLVDQVLQSSTMERGVLKTYPVELDAHEEIRDLSSAYVMKLTEAHGELVLALEAEHYRVLCDKIAFQNVISNVIDNSLKYRKEDIPPIITLTTRNDDTYLIIDIQDNGIGISRQDRAHIFDQFYRVHTGDRHDVKGFGLGLAYVQRAIQGMGGEVKVFSKLGVGTKMSLRIPFLAQSESKKNDNED, encoded by the coding sequence TTGTACAACGACTACTTTGAGACTTTGGCTCAGAGAGCATTGGACGAGGTCTCTCGGTCGTTGGAGCAAGATGAGGTGGAGCGTCAGTTACGTTCGGTACTCACACAGAAAGATGTGCAGAAGTTTGGTCTGCAAGACTCTCTCCAGCCTGGTGTGGAGGGGTCAGGAGCTCTCTCAGCAAGCTATATGTCAGACGGTAGCGAGGTGTGGAATGGTTATGGCAACTCTCAGCGGGCGACCTGTCCCCCATGGGCAGAGGCTCGTGTGAATAGGCGGGGCAAAGAGCACACAAAAGCATTGCAAAATAAGCTACTCAACACTTACTTCTATCATCGTAATCTCCTTGATGAGGCGGTACTACGTACCATCCTCAAGCGTAATGATCAGCCTCTCAGACAGAGGGTCAATGTAGATTTCTTGCAGAAAGCATTAGTGCGCGAGTTGGCACAGGTCGGGATAACGGAGGCTTTTGAGTTTACACTCTATGATAGTAGGGGGCAGTCGGTCTATACGACCGTACCTGACACTTACGTCCCCTCACGAAAGGCTCCTCTAGTGTTGCGGAGGGATCTTTTCGTCCAATCAAATTCCTATCTAGACACACAGGATGAGCTACAGTTGCCTTATATTGAGTTGATCTTCATGGATCATAGCCACCATATGGGCAATCTAATCTATACGCTCCCCTCAGCTGCTACGCTGCTAGTGATTGTGATGCTCAGCGCACTGGCAATCGCGATCCTTGTACGACAGCAGCACTACTTGCGAGAGCGTAAAGACTTTGTAAGCAACATGACTCATGAGCTCAAGACTCCCGTGAGCTCCATACGTCTAGCCTGTGAGATGCTCGAAGACCCGTCTGTGGAGGAGTCTGAGGAGAGACGCAAGCGTATCACTCAGACGATGCTTAAGGAGGTAGATCGACTCACGCTACTAGTAGATCAAGTCTTGCAGTCCTCAACGATGGAGCGTGGTGTGCTCAAGACCTACCCTGTGGAGCTAGATGCTCACGAGGAGATTAGAGACCTAAGCAGTGCCTATGTCATGAAGCTCACAGAGGCGCATGGAGAGCTCGTGCTAGCTCTGGAGGCTGAGCACTATAGAGTCCTATGTGATAAAATCGCCTTTCAGAACGTTATATCTAATGTGATAGACAACAGTCTGAAATATCGCAAGGAGGATATACCTCCGATCATCACCCTAACCACACGAAACGATGATACCTACCTGATCATAGATATCCAAGATAATGGTATCGGTATCTCTCGTCAGGATAGAGCGCATATCTTCGATCAGTTTTATCGTGTCCATACGGGTGACCGCCATGACGTGAAGGGCTTTGGTCTCGGTCTAGCTTACGTACAGCGAGCTATCCAAGGTATGGGAGGCGAGGTCAAGGTCTTCAGTAAGCTGGGAGTCGGGACGAAGATGTCACTTCGCATACCATTCCTAGCACAGAGTGAATCTAAAAAGAATGATAATGAAGATTAA
- a CDS encoding histidine phosphatase family protein, translating to MQITLVRHTAVSPEWQVICYGNTDIPLADTFAEEAPRVAAQIDLSLYDRILSSPLSRAFKLAQHCVPKETSIEVDDRLKEMNFGDWEGKHWNSILEKEQEVSAFFEYFIDQPAPRGESLRDLARRVADLLDELYTSGAQRVLLFSHGGVINAVRAMAGRITLQEAFAQILPYGSVTTIDLEELIHIDQIKL from the coding sequence ATGCAGATAACATTGGTCAGACATACCGCCGTATCACCTGAGTGGCAGGTCATTTGCTATGGCAATACAGATATACCGCTGGCAGACACATTTGCCGAGGAGGCTCCTCGTGTGGCAGCTCAGATAGATCTGTCTCTGTATGATCGCATCCTCTCTAGTCCACTGTCTCGTGCGTTCAAGCTGGCGCAGCACTGTGTACCCAAGGAGACCAGTATAGAGGTGGATGATCGTCTGAAAGAGATGAACTTTGGCGATTGGGAGGGGAAGCATTGGAATAGCATCCTCGAGAAAGAGCAAGAGGTGTCAGCCTTCTTTGAGTATTTTATCGATCAGCCAGCCCCTCGGGGTGAGTCGCTACGAGACTTAGCAAGACGTGTCGCAGACCTACTGGATGAACTCTACACATCTGGAGCTCAGCGTGTACTCCTCTTCTCTCATGGCGGGGTCATCAATGCTGTGAGAGCCATGGCGGGTCGCATCACGCTACAAGAAGCTTTTGCTCAGATCCTGCCTTATGGGAGCGTGACGACGATCGATCTAGAGGAGCTCATACATATAGACCAAATCAAGCTCTAA